A DNA window from Aspergillus nidulans FGSC A4 chromosome V contains the following coding sequences:
- a CDS encoding uncharacterized protein (transcript_id=CADANIAT00003699), protein MSTPKRHGGGFIPAVKASLSFTRRSTVDQSSSGQDRYSRPQSESTPVSNLPSSHNSNTTKRHGGGFVPSTTNTRVSSLGATTQQQPQINAPASVETAAVSSPQTNSSSVKHGGGYVPKSLLQENGARAPAASTSSHVPAQMEGDISQTAVNNGHTSNGEAGALAGGVERPDRRRHGGGSKETITLHPVNVQPCL, encoded by the exons ATGTCTACGCCGAAGAGACACGGTGGCGGCTTCATCCCAGCCGTAAAGGCGTCCTTATCATTCACCCGGCGCTCAACAGTCGACCAGTCCAGCAGTGGCCAGGATCGCTATTCACGCCCCCAGAGTGAATCTACTCCCGTGTCAAACCTGCCTTCGTCTCACAATTCGAATACTACTAAGCGCCACGGAGGCGGCTTCGTCCCTTCCACTACCAATACAAGGGTGTCCAGTTTGGGCGCAACaacgcagcagcagccgcaaaTCAATGCACCAGCTAGTGTAGAGACGGCAGcagtttcttctccgcagACAAATTCTAGCAGTGTCAAACACGGCGGCGGCTACGTGCCCAAAAGTCTTCTACAGGAAAACGGCGCTCGCGCGCCTGCTGCGTCTACCTCAAGCCACGTACCGGCTCAGATGGAGGGGGATATCAGCCAGACTGCTGTGAACAACGGACATACTTCCAACGGAGAAGCAGGGGCCTTGGCTGGGGGTGTTGAAAGGCCAGACCGTCGTCGCCATGGAGGAGG GTCAAAGGAGACGATAACTCTCCATCCTGTAAATGTACAACCATGTCTTTGA
- a CDS encoding glycoside hydrolase family 92 protein (transcript_id=CADANIAT00003700) gives MIWTLPLKPSVLGVAVAAGLLLCPSTDARKLRSEQIDFDILDFIDPFIGTANGGHSFAGATLPFGMVKAVADTQGENQGGFAYDTTHVTGFSHTHDSGTGGASSMGNFPLFVHPSCPDDDIANCSWTSSDRAVPWNRDSPGPEARPGYFAISLENGLHADMTVTNRSALYQFQFPDGTGTSPVVFLDIIDLPQSRNHGTAWVDPETGRLTASGNFNPSFGEGTYNIHVCVDFHGAEIRDTGSWTNRSADLGQSTVSVTANSSYPASQYSAGTFVRFNSVSADDVISARVGVSFMSVEQACSNGEKEQPDFDFEQTRAAAESAWRKKMEVITIDAEGASTELQKVFWSGAYRAMISPQDYTGENPLWESDEPYYDSFYCIWDSFRGIHQLLTLIDPISQSRMIRSLVDIYRHEGYLPDCRMSLCKGWTQGGSNADVLIAEAYLKGVIDVDWATAYEAIVKDAEIEPYNWNVEGRGGLRSWKNLGYIPKNDTDPGTEGLRTRSVSRTVEYAYNDFCIALMADKLGRADDRDKYLERSGNWRNLWKEDQSSAINGVDTGFTGFLQPRLEDGSWAYQDPIFCSPLLNFTSCYLNADGHETYEGSCWLYTFFVPQDMATLITTLGGREAFTSRLSYLHDSGVLYLGDEQAFLTVYQYHYGGRPGLSAKQAHSYIPSQFNTSVSGIPGNDDSGAMGSFAVLAMLGLFPVHGQDVYLITPPFFREISIRNDVTGKIATVKAKGLDAGYENIYIQSVKRDGNSWTRNWIGHDFFAEGGLLEIVVGKEESDWGTRLEDLPPSVSEYA, from the exons ATGATATGGACTTTGCCACTAAAGCCCTCGGTGCTCGGGGTTGCCGTTGCCGCTGGGCTGCTGCTATGTCCCTCCACGGACGCGCGAAAACTCCGCAGCGAGCAAATTGATTTCGATATCCTTGATTTCATCGATCCTTTTATTGGTACCGCAAATGGAG GACATTCGTTCGCCGGTGCGACCTTGCCTTTTG GTATGGTCAAGGCAGTCGCCGACACGCAGGGCGAGAACCAAGGAGGGTTCGCTTATGACACCACGCACGTAACAGGGTTCTCTCACACTCATGATTCTGGTACAGGGGGT GCCTCCTCAATGGGAAACTTCCCTTTGTTCGTGCACCCCAGCTGCCCGGATGACGATATTGCAAATTGCTCCTGGACTTCTTCAGACAGAGCTGTACCCTGGAACCGCGACTCTCCTGGCCCTGAAGCGCGACCCGGGTACTTCGCTATATCACTAGAGAATGGCTTGCATGCCGACATGACCGTGACCAACCGCTCGGCACTCTATCAATTTCAGTTCCCCGACGGCACGGGGACGAGTCCGGTGGTTTTTCTCGACATTATCGATCTTCCACAGTCGAGGAATCATGGGACTGCTTGGGTTGATCCCGAGACAGGAAGACTGACTGCCAGTGGCAACTTCAATCCTAGCTTCGGGGAGGGGACATATAATATCCATGTCTGTGTTGACTTCCACGGCGCCGAAATTCGTGACACCGGGTCGTGGACGAACAGGAGCGCTGACTTAGGACAAAGCACTGTGTCAGTTACGGCCAACTCATCGTATCCGGCGAGTCAATACTCTGCAGGAACTTTTGTCAGGTTCAACTCTGTATCTGCTGACGATGTGATATCTGCTCGCGTTGGAGTAAGTTTCATGAGCGTGGAACAGGCTTGCTCGAACGGCGAAAAGGAGCAGCCGGATTTCGACTTCGAGCAAACACGAGCAGCCGCTGAGAGTGCGTGGagaaagaaaatggaagTGATTACTATTGACGCTGAAGGCGCGTCAACAGAGCTCCAAAAAGTGTTCTGGAGTGGCGCGTACCGCGCCATGATCAGCCCGCAGGATTATACAGGTGAAAACCCGCTGTGGGAGAGCGATGAGCCCTACTATGACAGTTTTTATTG TATATGGGATTCCTTCCGTGGCATCCACCAGCTTCTCACTCTGATCGATCCGATATCCCAGTCACGAATGATACGAAGTCTAGTCGACATCTACCGCCATGAAGGTTACCTCCCTGATTGCCGGATGTCTCTCTGCAAGGGCTGGACACAGGGTGGCTCGAACGCAGACGTGCTGATTGCAGAGGCCTACTTGAAAGGCGTCATCGACGTCGACTGGGCCACTGCCTACGAAGCAATTGTGAAAGACGCAGAAATCGAACCCTACAACTGGAATGTTGAAGGGCGTGGCGGTctcaggagctggaagaatcTTGGGTACATTCCGAAGAACGATACCGATCCCGGTACTGAAGGGCTACGCACAAGGAGCGTGTCAAGAACGGTCGAGTATGCTTACAATGATTTCTGTATAGCGCTCATGGCGGACAAGCTGGGGCGCGCAGATGACCGGGATAAGTACCTGGAACGGTCAGGAAACTGGCGAAACCTATGGAAAGAAGACCAGTCCTCTGCTATCAACGGGGTCGATACAGGCTTCACCGGCTTCCTCCAGCCGCGTCTGGAAGACGGGTCCTGGGCGTACCAGGACCCCATCTTTTGCAGCCCGCTATTGAACTTCACGTCCTGCTATCTGAATGCCGACGGGCACGAGACTTATGAGGGTAGTTGCTGGCTTTATACCTT TTTTGTTCCGCAGGATATGGCCACGCTCATCACAACCCTCGGTGGCCGCGAAGCATTTACCTCCCGCCTGTCCTACTTGCATGATTCCGGGGTCCTGTATCTGGGCGACGAGCAGGCCTTTTTGACGGTTTATCAATACCACTACGGGGGGCGCCCCGGTCTGTCCGCCAAGCAGGCACACAGTTACATCCCGTCGCAGTTCAACACCTCCGTCTCTGGCATCCCCGGTAACGACGACAGCGGCGCAATGGGCTCATTCGCCGTGCTAGCTATGCTTGGCCTATTCCCCGTCCACGGACAGGATGTATACCTGATCACGCCGCCTTTCTTTAGAGAGATTAGTATTCGAAACGATGTGACGGGGAAGATCGCAACAGTAAAGGCAAAGGGTCTTGATGCAGGATACGAAAACATCTACATTCAGAGCGTAAAGAGGGACGGCAATTCATGGACGAGGAATTGGATTGGACACGATTTCTTCGCCGAGGGGGGGTTATTGGAGATAGTGgttgggaaggaggagagcgACTGGGGGACGAGGCTTGAAGATCTGCCGCCTAGTGTGTCGGAATATGCGTAA
- a CDS encoding PHD finger protein (transcript_id=CADANIAT00003701): protein MLQILPRLLSASFRFTGRWDNAPGMLDQLTSPAISRSTTPFVRAANSGIISPAAEMAGSAHTTSTARPGTHTPFRIMENVAAPDVFDPSILSRARDFLRAHGGFPESQEFSMDLLLKLGAMMTELDFHRDQVQELASENAHLRQDNANIRAYLDSNLRTGRPFGPGGDSSDISRPPSDTTGKSWDRIVMDLI from the exons ATGCTGCAGATCTTACCACGGCtcttgtctgccagcttcAGATTCA CTGGACGCTGGGATAATGCGCCTGGAATGCTCGACCAGCTCACATCTCCTGCCATCTCCCGTTCAACAACGCCTTTTGTCCGTGCCGCAAATAGTGGGATTATTAGTCCAGCAGCTGAGATGGCCGGCTCTGCCCACACAACATCGACGGCACGACCCGGGACGCACACTCCATTCCGCATCATGGAAAATGTCGCGGCACCGGATGTTTTTGACCCTAGCATCCTCTCTCGAGCTCGAGACTTTCTGCGAGCGCACGGCGGCTTTCCGGAATCCCAGGAGTTCTCGATGGACTTGCTGTTGAAACTTGGCGCCATGATGACCGAGCTGGATTTTCATCGGGACCAGGTTCAAGAGCTGGCCTCTGAAAATGCGCATTTGCGACAGGACAACGCGAACATCAGAGCATATTTGGATTCTAACCTAAGGACAGGCCGGCCTTTCGGGCCTGGTGGGGACTCTTCCGACATTTCGCGGCCGCCATCTGACACAACGGGGAAATCATGGGACAGGATAGTAATGGATTTGATCTGA
- a CDS encoding Zn(II)2Cys6 transcription factor domain-containing protein (transcript_id=CADANIAT00003702) produces MPGVPSNKACERCKKRHLKCDETRPHCQRCADAGVECPGFVQTRKFIDQGASVRRRYAPYQEAGSKNTTAKPSRVANNPQPESLHNEATSTGLEPQGQSNPPVPPAPLVYDREHRPAIRSETSVLDSAPLAEASQPPATTMSVNRTGGDAVLGPMRWQGSDARAQQPSWALGNAGAGAGTGTFHERSRQSSPHVNPSSSRTPSQRGEQEEFQDIFSELMTGTEHEICFLTRHYCEVIAAWFDVSDSGKFFGGCVPIRAIDDQSLRCAIASISAKHLARMKGVKSTAGGGLFTSPATMESYPNSPHVDWSLKAANYYYLAVSHMSNSLSDYAAVSTSDVLEPPISVVNRWLNFQLKQSEQTSHTSDVAWKTAENLLAASTILTLYKIFDEPGENWQSYLTGVKPLFSKLLELLKKDGGNQFFPGLTAVFWNFARMDYLASYYNRLPTHLDPDDLALWRAAGLSLDDQGNLESSEVSRSHWSQEDVATNVLTRLLNKLTNYLAAAKKSQLEQWVGGQSPQSINSTRSSSDSPDSHPTTASWLKISFEFQSWVERIPETFRPCLRIERPKLAPTEPSHMPFPEIFYSLTSCAVAMQQYHFGRLALSLNRPSDDIAGPSTAFDRLQAYRELTKEVDYRCKEICGIALGRPQIGARVQMITLLYAVGQCLEKPEDRQIVIDLLRGIEADLGWSTATQLEYCSTSGYFYGFI; encoded by the exons ATGCCCGGGGTACCCTCCAACAAGGCTTGCGAGCGCTGTAAAAAGAGACATCTTAAG TGTGACGAAACACGGCCGCACTGCCAGCGCTGTGCAGATGCCGGGGTCGAATGCCCGGGATTTGTGCAAACAAGAAAATTCATCGACCAAGGCGCCTCAGTAAGGCGGCGGTATGCTCCTTACCAGGAAGCTGGCTCCAAGAACACCACTGCAAAACCTTCACGG GTCGCAAATAATCCACAACCAGAGTCGCTTCACAATGAAGCTACCAGCACCGGGTTGGAACCCCAGGGCCAATCTAACCCTCCAGTGCCTCCAGCGCCTCTAGTGTACGACCGGGAACACCGACCGGCAATTCGTTCAGAAACTTCGGTTCTGGACAGTGCTCCCTTGGCTGAGGCAAGCCAGCCGCCTGCTACTACCATGTCGGTCAATCGTACAGGAGGCGACGCGGTATTGGGGCCAATGCGATGGCAAGGCTCTGATGCCCGCgctcagcagccttcctGGGCTCTAGGCAATgccggcgctggcgctggcactGGCACGTTTCATGAGCGCTCGAGACAGTCCTCGCCCCATGTTAATCCGTCTAGCTCAAGGACTCCGTCCCAGCGCGGCGAGCAAGAGGAATTTCAGGACATATTCTCGGAGCTCATGACCGGGACAGAGCATGAGATATGCTTCTTGACAAGGCATTACTGCGAAGTGATTGCTGCGTG GTTCGATGTTTCAGATTCCGGAAAATTCTTCGGCGGCTGCGTGCCAATCCGAGCTATAGACGACCAGTCACTGCGCTGCGCTATTGCATCCATTTCTGCAAAGCATTTAGCCAGGATGAAAGGTGTCAAATCGACAGCGGGCGGCGGTTTATTTACGTCACCGGCTACCATGGAGTCTTATCCAAACTCTCCACATGTCGACTGGTCCTTGAAAGCCGCCAATTACTACTATCTTGCTGTCTCCCATATGAGCAATTCCTTGTCAGACTACGCGGCCGTGTCCACGTCAGATGTTCTCGAACCACCGATCTCCGTCGTTAACCGCTGGCTCAATTTCCAATTAAAGCAAAGCGAACAAACCTCACACACCAGTGATGTAGCCTGGAAAACAGCCGAAAACTTGCTAGCAGCTTCTACAATTCTTACCCTTTACAAGATATTTGATGAGCCCGGGGAAAACTGGCAATC GTACCTTACTGGAGTGAAACCTTTATTCAGCAAGTTGCTGGAACTACTCAAGAAGGATGGCGGTAACCAGTTCTTCCCAGGCCTCACGGCGGTGTTCTGGAATTTTGCAAGGATGGATTATCTAGCCTCGTACTATAACCGCTTGCCAACCCACCTTGATCCGGATGACCTGGCACTATGGCGAGCAGCGGGCCTTTCACTTGATGACCAAGGAAATCTAGAGTCATCAGAGGTCTCCAGAAGCCATTGGTCGCAAGAAGACGTCGCGACGAACGTGCTGACACGCCTCCTTAACAAGCTCACAAATTATCTCGCAGCGGCGAAAAAGTCCCAACTTGAACAATGGGTTGGAGGCCAATCCCCACAATCCATCAACTCGACCAGATCCAGTTCTGACTCCCCTGACTCCCATCCCACAACTGCCTCATGGCTCAAAATCTCATTTGAGTTTCAATCCTGGGTGGAGCGCATTCCGGAAACATTTCGTCCCTGTTTGCGCATTGAACGACCAAAGCTTGCCCCAACCGAACCCAGTCACATGCCGTTCCCAGAAATATTTTACAGCCTCACTTCCTGCGCCGTAGCAATGCAGCAGTACCATTTTGGCCGCCTCGCATTATCGCTCAACCGGCCATCCGACGACATTGCAGGTCCCAGCACCGCGTTTGACCGCCTCCAAGCCTACCGCGAGCTAACGAAAGAGGTTGACTACCGCTGCAAGGAAATATGCGGCATTGCCCTCGGCAGGCCACAGATCGGTGCTCGTGTACAAATGATCACTCTGCTCTATGCTGTTGGGCAGTGTTTGGAGAAACCGGAAGACCGGCAGATAGTCATCGATCTTTTGCGCGGTATCGAGGCGGATTTGGGGTGGTCGACCGCCACGCAG TTAGAGTACTGTTCTACTTCAGG ATATTTCTATGGTTTTATTTAG
- a CDS encoding uncharacterized protein (transcript_id=CADANIAT00003703), with amino-acid sequence MVTVRYICPPNSIPRKCTHIVTAEGAHRTIEIVGQVGLAPDGSLPEDLRRAGPAAFNYLQHAGSPTVTRLRYYVVGYKYPESLAAITAAKRLVTAEDEPLPTSVLVGVPALGHPALLFEVEATAVAKLWGNCKQAVGEKLGEVPGED; translated from the coding sequence ATGGTGACGGTGCGCTACATCTGCCCCCCGAACTCCATTCCCCGCAAGTGTACACACATTGTCACGGCAGAGGGCGCCCACCGCACCATCGAGATTGTTGGTCAGGTGGGCCTCGCGCCTGATGGATCGCTTCCGGAGGACTTACGAAGGGCAGGTCCAGCAGCATTCAATTATCTCCAGCACGCGGGCTCACCAACCGTCACCCGGCTGAGGTACTATGTTGTGGGCTACAAATACCCCGAGAGCCTAGCCGCCATCACTGCCGCGAAGAGGCTCGTGACTGCCGAGGACGAACCGCTACCCACCAGCGTGCTCGTCGGTGTACCCGCTCTTGGGCATCCAGCGCTATTGTTTGAGGTGGAAGCCACTGCTGTTGCGAAACTATGGGGGAATTGCAAGCAGGCCGTTGGGGAAAAGCTGGGCGAAGTTCCTGGGGAAGATTGA
- a CDS encoding uncharacterized protein (transcript_id=CADANIAT00003704) codes for MKSHSVNSKAVSILGIGQMGSAPAHAFLKAGYRTPSGTVPKTKPRISAARELLKQPRRWIAVGTPILASDLPERVPVLDNDLIYCMEGVFSGFVQGLALVGAAGLKETEFTN; via the exons ATGAAGTCACATTCAGTTAACTCCAAAGCCGTCTCTATTCTTGGGATCGGACAGATGGGTTCAGCCCCAGCCCATGCCTTTCTCAAGGCCGGGTACCGAACACCATCTGGAACCGTACCCAAGACAAAGCCAAGGATCTCTGCTGCGCGGGAGTTGTTGAAGCAGCCTCGGCGGTGGATT GCGGTCGGCACACCGATACTGGCATCTGATCTCCCCGAACGTGTGCCTGTGTTGGACAACGACTTGATCTATTGTATGGAGGGTGTCTTTAGCGGGTTTGTGCAGGGGCTGGCACTGGTCGGCGCCGCAGGTCTCAAAGAGACTGAATTTACCAACTAG
- a CDS encoding DUF453 domain protein (transcript_id=CADANIAT00003705) — protein MLARAIQRCQRPRLSLYRQLSSFRISQSSLPAAYYRGGTSRAVFFNQDDLPKSRDEWAPIFRGVIGSPDPYGRQLDGLGGGISSLSKVCVVGKSAHPDADVDYTFAALGIRDTDVDFSSNCGNMVSAVGPYAVDSGLFAAHKDAESAVVRIHNTNTGKIIHATFPIINGEAAAAGELAIDGVAGTAAPIKLDFVNPAGSRTGKLLPTEAVKDVFDGVEATCIDVANPCVFVKADDLGVSGALTPDEITATPGLLARLDSIRRQAGAKMGLARSPEAVPGSVPKIGIVSIPKDDSRVDLVVRALSVGQPHKAVPITVALALATAARLPGSTVADVTSSDPVDPTGITIGHASGSILVGATFGADGGLDFATVFRTARRLFEGRIFWK, from the coding sequence ATGCTTGCTCGTGCCATTCAGCGTTGCCAAAGACCCAGATTATCTCTCTATAGACAGCTGTCAAGTTTCCGTATCAGCCAATCCAGCCTCCCGGCAGCCTATTACCGCGGCGGAACATCCCGcgccgtcttcttcaaccaagATGACCTCCCTAAGAGCCGGGATGAATGGGCCCCAATCTTTCGAGGAGTAATCGGCAGTCCAGATCCCTACGGGCGCCAGCTCGACGGCCTCGGCGGCGGAATCTCGAGCCTGTCGAAAGTCTGCGTTGTCGGGAAATCAGCGCATCCCGATGCAGACGTGGACTATACATTTGCCGCATTAGGAATCAGAGATACCGACGTCGACTTTTCTAGCAACTGTGGCAACATGGTAAGTGCGGTTGGGCCGTATGCTGTTGACAGTGGGCTTTTCGCCGCACACAAGGACGCCGAATCTGCGGTTGTGCGGATTCATAATACGAACACTGGCAAAATTATCCATGCCACCTTCCCTATCATTAATGGAgaggctgctgcggctggtgAACTAGCAATTGATGGTGTTGCGGGGACGGCGGCGCCTATTAAGCTGGACTTTGTCAACCCAGCTGGATCACGGACGGGGAAGTTACTTCCGACTGAGGCTGTCAAAGATGTCTTCGATGGCGTCGAAGCGACGTGCATTGACGTCGCTAACCCGTGCGTTTTTGTGAAAGCTGATGACCTTGGTGTATCAGGAGCTCTGACACCGGACGAGATCACTGCTACTCCCGGTCTCCTGGCTCGCTTAGACTCTATCCGCCGTCAGGCTGGCGCGAAGATGGGCCTCGCTCGGTCACCTGAGGCAGTTCCTGGCAGTGTCCCCAAGATTGGAATTGTTTCGATACCTAAAGATGACTCGCGTGTTGACCTGGTCGTTCGAGCACTCTCCGTCGGTCAGCCCCACAAGGCTGTTCCAATCACTGTGGCGCTGGCATTGGCGACAGCTGCTCGGTTACCAGGGAGTACGGTTGCAGATGTGACAAGTTCGGACCCCGTGGATCCGACAGGTATTACTATCGGCCACGCGAGCGGAAGTATTCTTGTAGGCGCTACGTTTGGAGCAGACGGGGGACTGGACTTTGCGACAGTATTTCGGACGGCGAGGAGATTGTTTGAGGGCAGGATATTCTGGAAGTGA
- a CDS encoding uncharacterized protein (transcript_id=CADANIAT00003706), with amino-acid sequence MQNARGQGISHATGGSKVPQGVQERVPQGLEESLPNSVHDTGSSGSHKTHALNDGEDSIVPKGIQKAVPEKLERALPNKIHNTGDE; translated from the exons ATGCAAAACGCACGCGGTCAGGGCATTTCTCACGCCACCGGTGGCTCCAAGGTTCCCCAAGGAGTCCAAGAGAGAGTTCCTCAAGGCCTCGAGGAATCGTTGCCTAATTCG GTTCACGATACCGGCTCCAGCGGTAGCCACAAGACCCATGCCCTTAACGACGGCGAGGACTCAATCGTCCCCAAGGGAATTCAGAAGGCTGTCCCCGAAAAGCTTGAGCGCGCTCTGCCTAACAAGATCCACAATACTGGTGATGAATAG
- a CDS encoding NAD(P)-dependent alcohol dehydrogenase (transcript_id=CADANIAT00003708), protein MGIPTKAYLVEEERGPFVLKDVVLDQLEPDEVLVEMKYTGLCHTDLVVQAGILPVGSFPAVLGHEGCGVIRQVGSKVSNKALKEGDQVFLSFRTCRECTPCLAGHCGACIHSQELSFLRTRLDKTKPSPISLPDGTPVHGQFFGQSSLSRLAIVSERSVVKCDVEFDSEELGPLAPMGCGYLTGAGTVVNVLKPSSASTMLITGMGAVGVAALLAARALGLTRIVAVDIVDEKLQLALELGASHTINTLKGPDSDLAATIRMYFPGGADYIIDTTGVGKVLQATLRALAVNGTFALVGAMPPDTELKVNALDVLTGCKKIIGVILAWSDPQQIIPQLVQWYKEGKFPVHKIVRIYPATELDKALEDLRAGQVRRIVVRV, encoded by the exons ATGGGCATTCCGACCAAAGCATATCTtgtcgaggaagagaggggTCCTTTCGTCCTGAAAGATGTAGTCCTTGATCAACTCGAGCCAGACGAAGTCCTCGTTGAGATGAAGTACACCGGTTTATGCCATACG GATCTGGTCGTCCAAGCAGGCATCCTCCCAGTAGGGAGTTTCCCGGCCGTACTGGGCCACGAAGGGTGTGGTGTAATCCGGCAAGTCGGGTCAAAAGTCagcaacaaagccctgaaagAAGGTGACCAAGTCTTCCTCAGTTTCCGTACGTGCCGCGAATGTACACCATGTCTTGCCGGACACTGCGGCGCATGCATTCACAGCCAGGAACTCAGTTTTCTCCGCACGCGTCTGGACAAAACAAAGCCGTCGCCGATTAGTTTACCGGATGGGACACCTGTGCACGGGCAATTCTTTGGACAGTCTTCACTTAGCAGGCTGGCCATCGTTTCAGAGCGGTCAGTTGTAAAGTGTGATGTCGAGTTTGATAGCGAGGAGTTGGGGCCCCTAGCGCCAATGGGATGTGGCTATCTAACTGGAGCTGGGACAGTTGTCAATGTGCTAAAGCCAAGCTCGGCGTCAACGATGTTGATTACGGGGATGGGTGCTGTAGGAGTTGCGGCGCTTTTGGCAGCTAGAGCGTTAGGTTTGACTCGGATCGTGGCTGTTGATATTGTGGACGAAAAGTTACAGCTCGCGCTTGAACTAGGAGCCTCCCATACGATCAATACGCTCAAAGGCCCAGACTCCGATTTAGCAGCGACTATCCGCATGTATTTCCCAGGCGGAGCAGACTATATCATAGATACGACAGGGGTAGGCAAGGTGCTGCAGGCGACGCTGCGAGCCTTGGCCGTTAACGGCACATTTGCGCTCGTTGGTGCCATGCCGCCAGACACAGAACTGAAGGTCAATGCCCTTGATGTGTTGACGGGATGCAAGAAGATCATTGGAGTCATTTTGGCTTGGTCGGATCCACAGCAG ATCATCCCCCAATTGGTACAGTGGTACAAGGAAGGCAAATTTCCTGTGCACAAGATTGTGCGAATCTATCCGGCTACGGAGCTTGACAAAGCCCTCGAAGATCTCAGAGCAGGACAGGTAAGGCGAATTGTAGTTCGGGTATGA